Below is a window of Desulfovermiculus halophilus DSM 18834 DNA.
TACCTGAAGAGGCAAGGGCTAACCTTCATCCAGTTTGTCCCCTGCGTGGAGTTCGACGATCAGGGCCGGCTGCAGCCGTTTTCAGTCAGCGGTCCGGAGTGGGGCAGGTTCATGCTCAGTATCTTTGAGGCCTGGATGGCCCATGACCGAACCCGAGTTTCGGTCCGCCTGTTTGAAACCATTCTGTCCAAGCTCGTGTACGGGCAGGCCGTCGACTGCTGCTTTGCTTCCAAATGCGATCATTACTTTGTGGTCGAATACAATGGCGATATTTACCCTTGTGACTTCTTTGTCTTTCCGGAGTACAAGATAGGAAACATCATGGACATGTCCTGGTCTGAAGCCCAGGATTCGCCCATCGCCCGGCAATTTGCCTCCTTGAAGCAGGAGTGGAACCCGGACTGCGATGTGTGCGGGCACAAGGACCTGTGTATGGGCGACTGCTTGAAATTTCGACACAACATGCGCAATGGATCGCGAGAAAAAAGCTGGTTATGTCCCGGTTGGAAGTTCTTCTTTTCCGAAACCCGTGAACGGTTCGAAATGCTCGCCCGTTCTATCCGGGACACTCAACCATACCCTGGCTCATACCCCAAAGGGCGGGTCTGAACCACAAAACGAGGAGGCCGATGTATGCAACCATTCAAAAACCTCAGTGTCTGTATTCTGCTGTTTGTCTTCTGTGTCTTTGCAGCGCCACCCACCCATGCCGCAGACACGCCCCAGATCAAGCTGGGCAGCATCAGCTGGCCGGGGGTGACCGTAAAGACAGAGATCGCCAAGCAGGTCCTGGAGACACTCGGCTATGATGTCGAGGTCATGGAGCTGGGCGTAGCGCCGACCTTGATGGGCGTGGCCAACGGCAATCTGGATGCCTTTCTCGGGTGCTGGCTGCCGAATCAGATCACCTACATGGAAAAGTATTTGGACAAGGGTGTGATCACCAAGCTGAGCCAGAACCTGGATCAGACCACGTATTGCCATGGAGTGCCGGAGTATGTGTGGGATGCCGGAGTGCGGTCAATGTCCGATCTGGACAAGCCGGAGTTCCGGGACAAGTTTGACTTAAACGGCAACGGCAAGCCAGAGCTCTACGGCATAGAAGCGGGCAATGTGGGCAATAAGATCACCACCCAGGCCATTGAGGAGGACACCTACGGCCTGGGAGATTGGGAGTTTGTTCCCAGCAGCACCAGCGGCATGCTCAGCCAGGTGGAACGGGCGGCCAGGAAAAACAAATGGATCGTCTTCCAGGCCTGGGAGCCGCACTGGATGGTCATTGAGTGGGATCTCAAGTTCCTGAAAGATCCTGAAGAAATCTGGCCAGGGCACGGCAGGAACACCGATGTGTGGACAGTCATTCATGCCGGATTTGAAGAGACCCATCCCAATGTGGTCACCTTCTTGGACCAGATCAAGGTCCTGCCGGAATGGCAGAGCAAGTGGATCTACGATTTCTCCTATGCGAACAAGGACCAGGAGGAAGTGGCCAGGAAGTGGATACAGGAAAACATGGATGTGATCGCCATGTGGACCTACGGGGTGACCTCAGTTGACGGCGAGCGGGCCAGGGACGTGCTCCGGGCTGAGTTCAAGTAGTATTGTTCCGGGAACATCAGATTCCTGAGAGTCACAAAGGCCCTGATCAGCACGATCAGGGCCTTTGTCGTTGTATCCGGGCAAAGCACTGACAGGACACCAGCAGGTGGTCCTGATGTTGTCAACGTCTGGAAAATACGCAAGGATTGAAGCCCGGTTCAGGAAAACCTGGTACAAACCCACATGCCTGCCAAGGCGCAGGCACGCTTAAGCTAACGAAGTATACAAACGATTTCGATACCGATACCGATACCGATACCGACTGAGAGTGGTTACCCAATCGGCTCCTGATAACTATTAACCGATAACTTATAACAGTATTTTCATACAAGACAGAAGGGAGCAGGGCAACGACTATGAGCATGCAGCACCAGGGAAACGCCAGGCCTGTCTATTCAACAGAGGACGGAAAGATGTGTCCGGGGTGCGGCCGGGCACAGGCGGACTGCGGATGCAAAACAAAGACGGCTACCCCGGCCGGGGACGGGATCGTGCGGGTGGGGCGGGAGACCAAGGGCCGCAAGGGCAAAGGAGTAAGCATTATCAGCGGACTCCCCCTGGAGGGCCAGGAGCTCGCCGGACTGGCCAAGCGGCTGAAGAACAAATGCGGCAGCGGCGGGACGGTGAAGAACGGGGTGATCGAGATTCAGGGTGATCACCGAAACCTGCTGGTCGAGGAGCTAAAGAAAGAAGGATTCACCGTCAAGCGCAGCGGGGGGTGAAGGAAATATGCTCTTGCTGTTGGTGTGAGGGGACATGCGTACTGATCTCAAGGATCGGCCCCGGAGCGTGAATGAGGCCAGGTCGGTGCAGGAGGGGGTATGAAAATTCTCTTGGTTTCCCCGAATACAGAATCAGTGAACATGCCGGTCTATCCTGTGGGGCTGCATCTGGTGGCTGAAGCGGTGCAGAACAGCGGGCACCAGGCGATGACGATGGACATGTTCGAGCACCCGGACCCCTGGGCTGCTCTGGAGAGCATGGTTCATGACTTCCAGCCCGATGCCGTGGGCATTTCCATCCGGAATATCGACGATCAGTCCAGGAAGAATACCCAGTTTTTTCTCCGAAAAAGCAGGGAAGTGGTCAGGGGGATAAGGCGGCTGACCTCTGTGCCGGTGATTGTCGGGGGAGCGGGATACAGCATCTTTCCGGACAGCGGGCTGGACTATCTGGAGGCGGACATGGGTCTGGCCGGAGAGGGTGAAATCGCTCTTCCAGCCCTGCTCCAGGCCATGGAGGGTACACGCAGGTACGAGCAGGTCCCGGGACTGCATCTGCCCCGCATCGGAGCAGCGGGGCTGAAGAGGCTGACCTCTAACCTGGATTCCTGTCCGTTGCCTGGTCCGGAAAGGCTCGAGCGGTCCAGGGTCCTGGACGAGACGTTCTGGATGCCCTATCAGACCCGGCGCGGATGCCCTCTGGATTGCAGCTACTGTTCAACCGGGAGCATTGAGGGCCGGGTCATTCGGCACAGGGATCCGGACGCGGTGGCGGCCAACCTGCTCGATTTTCAAAAATCCGGGGTGCGGCGCGTCTTTTTTGTAGACAACACCTTCAATCTACCCCGGCGGTATGCCAAAGAGCTGTGCCGGTCGATGATCCGGACCGGCCTGGACCTGACCTGGTGCGCCATTGTCTATCCCAAATACATGGATCGGGAGCTGGCCGAGCTCATGGCCCGGGCCGGCTGCTCTCAGGTCAGCCTGGGATTTGAAAGCGGCAGTCCGCCCATCCTTGCGGCCTTGAACAAGCGGTTTACCCCGGATGAAGTCCGGCACAGCTCGGACTGTCTGGCTGCGGCCGGTATCCGGCGCATGGGGTTTCTTCTTCTGGGCGGCCCCGGGGAAACTCGGCAAACCGTGGAGCAGAGCCTGGAGTTTGCCGAGTCCCTGCATCTGGAGGCCCTGAAGATCACCGTCGGTATCCGGATCTATCCGGCTACCCGTCTGGCCGGGCAGGCCCGGGAGGAAGGCCTCATTCGTCCACAAGATCCCCTGCTGCATCCCAGGTTCTACCTCAATCCGGAGTTGTCTGAATGGCTTCCGGAGTACGTCCGGGCCTGGAGTGCAGAGCGCCCCGGCCTTGTCCTTCCCTAGCCGGGATACCGGCGGTTGCCCGCTAGCGCCACTCGATTTTGAGACTCTCCCGGGGCGGGATCCGGGTATAGGTAAACTTCGGATAGCCGAGCATCAAACCGGTATATATGGCGTGCCCTTCCGGGAGGCTGAAGAAGTCGATGATCGGCTGGTGCTGGTTGGCCGCAGCCATGAAGAATCCGGCCCAGCAGGCCCCAAGACCGAAGGCCGGAGCCGCGGCTTCGATGCTGGCCGTGGCGATGGAGCAGTCCTCGACCGGCTTGATGCCGTCCCTGGACGCGTGAGCAACCAGCAGGCAGGGGGCCCCGCGGTGGATGATGTCCACTCCCTGATCAAAGGTCCGGACCACATTCTCCTGGATGTCCTTGCTCCGCATCCAGTCCACGACCATACCTGAGAGGCGGAAGATATCCTCCGGGTTTTGGAGCACAATCCAGTTGACCGGTTGGACGTTTTTGGCCGTCGGAGCCCATCTGGACAGGTCCAGCAACTCCTCCAGGAGCTCTCGGTCCACAGGCTGGCTCTTGTAGGCCCGGATGGACCGCCGGCTGCGGAAGAGCTGGACCGCCTGGTCCTTGGTCACCGCCCGGTCCGTGTCCACCTGGTCGCAGTCTT
It encodes the following:
- a CDS encoding anaerobic sulfatase maturase codes for the protein MTPPFSLLIKPASADCNLECDYCFYLRKKDLYPETARHRMPDHVLDRLIQSYMATSQPAYSMIWQGGEPTLMGHDFFQQAIELQKRYGRTGARIANSVQTNATLITPKLASLFASYRFLLGCSLDGPAGMHDTYRKAPGGRPSHHLAEKGIRVLQEHRVPVNALVLVSQANVHKPLEVYEYLKRQGLTFIQFVPCVEFDDQGRLQPFSVSGPEWGRFMLSIFEAWMAHDRTRVSVRLFETILSKLVYGQAVDCCFASKCDHYFVVEYNGDIYPCDFFVFPEYKIGNIMDMSWSEAQDSPIARQFASLKQEWNPDCDVCGHKDLCMGDCLKFRHNMRNGSREKSWLCPGWKFFFSETRERFEMLARSIRDTQPYPGSYPKGRV
- a CDS encoding glycine betaine ABC transporter substrate-binding protein translates to MQPFKNLSVCILLFVFCVFAAPPTHAADTPQIKLGSISWPGVTVKTEIAKQVLETLGYDVEVMELGVAPTLMGVANGNLDAFLGCWLPNQITYMEKYLDKGVITKLSQNLDQTTYCHGVPEYVWDAGVRSMSDLDKPEFRDKFDLNGNGKPELYGIEAGNVGNKITTQAIEEDTYGLGDWEFVPSSTSGMLSQVERAARKNKWIVFQAWEPHWMVIEWDLKFLKDPEEIWPGHGRNTDVWTVIHAGFEETHPNVVTFLDQIKVLPEWQSKWIYDFSYANKDQEEVARKWIQENMDVIAMWTYGVTSVDGERARDVLRAEFK
- a CDS encoding B12-binding domain-containing radical SAM protein, with protein sequence MKILLVSPNTESVNMPVYPVGLHLVAEAVQNSGHQAMTMDMFEHPDPWAALESMVHDFQPDAVGISIRNIDDQSRKNTQFFLRKSREVVRGIRRLTSVPVIVGGAGYSIFPDSGLDYLEADMGLAGEGEIALPALLQAMEGTRRYEQVPGLHLPRIGAAGLKRLTSNLDSCPLPGPERLERSRVLDETFWMPYQTRRGCPLDCSYCSTGSIEGRVIRHRDPDAVAANLLDFQKSGVRRVFFVDNTFNLPRRYAKELCRSMIRTGLDLTWCAIVYPKYMDRELAELMARAGCSQVSLGFESGSPPILAALNKRFTPDEVRHSSDCLAAAGIRRMGFLLLGGPGETRQTVEQSLEFAESLHLEALKITVGIRIYPATRLAGQAREEGLIRPQDPLLHPRFYLNPELSEWLPEYVRAWSAERPGLVLP
- a CDS encoding nitroreductase family protein — its product is MRQTAVRWSAIRKKSLGSLLCGAKQKGEKMNTVQIDSENCMQCGMCVQACPFGVFTSTESGVPEVVPGAQEGCIACGHCIALCPGECITLNGMGAEDCDQVDTDRAVTKDQAVQLFRSRRSIRAYKSQPVDRELLEELLDLSRWAPTAKNVQPVNWIVLQNPEDIFRLSGMVVDWMRSKDIQENVVRTFDQGVDIIHRGAPCLLVAHASRDGIKPVEDCSIATASIEAAAPAFGLGACWAGFFMAAANQHQPIIDFFSLPEGHAIYTGLMLGYPKFTYTRIPPRESLKIEWR
- a CDS encoding translation initiation factor Sui1, encoding MSMQHQGNARPVYSTEDGKMCPGCGRAQADCGCKTKTATPAGDGIVRVGRETKGRKGKGVSIISGLPLEGQELAGLAKRLKNKCGSGGTVKNGVIEIQGDHRNLLVEELKKEGFTVKRSGG